In Zygosaccharomyces rouxii strain CBS732 chromosome F complete sequence, a single window of DNA contains:
- the TUM1 gene encoding thiosulfate sulfurtransferase (similar to uniprot|Q08686 Saccharomyces cerevisiae YOR251C catalyzes transfer of the sulfane atom of thiosulfate to cyanide to form sulfite and thiocyanate), with amino-acid sequence MSFFKLITPKAFVELAQKETSRRVIPVDSTWYLPNLNRNGKQEFLTLDRIPNSVFFDIDAVKDVNSPYPHMVPDLATFNQSMSELGLQRNDVLVVYDRIGNFSAPRCAWTLAVFGHPSVYLLNNYNLYKKLGYPVENDKRTKWSELGPTEYKSDIDLSAQKVIGYDEMLQLVTSGELSKRFNVFDARTVGRFDGSAPEPRPEMSSGHIKGTQPLPFGELLEQDSGAFPESPELMKKRFDEALAKLKDNYNPSLPTIAMCGTGVTACIVMAGLEHAGIRDVKLYDGSWTEWVMRSDPKLITKGRD; translated from the coding sequence ATGTCATTTTTTAAGTTGATAACTCCTAAGGCATTTGTGGAATTGGCCCAAAAGGAAACCTCTCGTCGTGTTATACCTGTGGATTCTACATGGTATTTGCCCAACCTTAATCGTAACGGTAAGCAAGAATTTCTAACCTTGGATCGTATTCCAAATTCCGTCttctttgatattgatgCTGTTAAAGATGTGAATTCTCCGTACCCACACATGGTTCCAGACTTAGCCACTTTTAACCAATCAATGAGTGAATTAGGTTTACAGAGAAACGATGTGCTTGTGGTTTATGACAGAATTGGTAACTTTAGTGCACCTCGTTGTGCATGGACACTAGCTGTCTTTGGTCACCCTTCAGTGTATTTGCTCAACAATTATAATCTGTACAAGAAGTTGGGGTACCCAGTGGAAAACGACAAGAGAACTAAATGGTCAGAACTGGGTCCAACTGAGTACAAATCAGATATAGATCTTTCCGCACAAAAGGTTATTGGCTACGATGAGATGTTGCAATTAGTCACTTCTGGTGAATTGTCTAAGCGTTTTAACGTTTTTGACGCCAGAACAGTAGGAAGATTCGACGGTTCAGCACCTGAACCGAGACCAGAAATGTCTTCTGGTCATATAAAAGGAACACAACCACTTCCCTTTGGAGAACTACTCGAACAGGACTCTGGTGCGTTCCCAGAATCTCCAGAACtaatgaaaaaaagatttgatgaagctTTAGCTAAATTAAAGGACAACTACAACCCATCTCTGCCAACGATCGCCATGTGCGGAACCGGTGTGACCGCTTGCATCGTCATGGCAGGACTTGAACACGCAGGCATTAGAGATGTAAAGCTCTACGATGGTTCATGGACCGAATGGGTGATGAGATCTGATCCTAAGTTGATCACCAAGGGTAGAGACTAG
- the ATG29 gene encoding Atg29p (similar to gnl|GLV|KLLA0C09933g Kluyveromyces lactis KLLA0C09933g and weakly similar to uniprot|Q12092 Saccharomyces cerevisiae YPL166W Protein of unknown function green fluorescent protein (GFP)-fusion protein localizes to the cytoplasm in a punctate pattern): protein MNNQNTVVYVKLKGKRPEGFINPPKFEWNLDKERQLWAIVSKLENYQDQIDWQGLSHTLDVPDYFLKKRSYKLFAKRLKLLEQQIERKIKIDNDGKPQESTTQIGPSLSFDDENTTTDDQRSLEENANANILEKTTMRTLQQLHTSKILSRPRLPSSNGRDTRNGSQNQSNSDSESSSSLSVSNSALEEALMDRLKL from the coding sequence ATGAATAATCAGAATACAGTAGTATATGTGAAGTTGAAAGGTAAGAGACCTGAAGGCTTTATAAATCCTCCTAAGTTCGAATGGAATTTGGATAAAGAGAGACAGTTATGGGCAATTGTATCtaaattagaaaattatCAGGATCAAATTGACTGGCAGGGATTATCACATACGTTAGATGTTCCAGATTATTTCCTCAAGAAGAGAAGCTATAAGCTATTTGCCAAACGTTTAAAGCTTCTAGAGCAACAGATTGAAAGGAAAATCAAGATTGATAATGATGGAAAACCTCAAGAGAGTACCACTCAAATTGGGCCCAGCCTTAgttttgatgatgaaaatactACTACTGATGATCAACGTTCCTTGGAGGAAAATGCCAATGCAAATATTTTAGAAAAGACCACTATGAGGACGTTGCAACAATTACATACTTCCAAGATTCTTAGCCGACCCCGTTTACCATCTAGTAATGGCAGAGACACTAGAAATGGTAGCCAGAACCAGAGCAATTCTGATAGTGAATCATCTTCGAGCTTAAGTGTCAGTAACTCAGCTCTGGAAGAAGCACTAATGGACCGTTTGAAGCTCTGA
- the SET6 gene encoding Set6p (similar to uniprot|Q12529 Saccharomyces cerevisiae YPL165C SET6) — MLYHNEELIETVRRSQIVEEMDLMGPISDLFQIQHTPFGGRACFSNTSLPRGTVVLDAEDSLGESISYEFRKEVCHYCLLYDNGKVMKCRINASELEPLGEQFKGKRFQGAGLWFCSPQCRDEFLRQDHILELISGYESLLNGLLFCQKRGSDEDIDEEKLNSIPIDQQTIEFQWQQLADEWIPRVQGMKPSKKLAQLPHMTDDIYCCARSICRTLFQLKYLDPESVTNRSFQVLQSNELSKTSRFPILLSFQIAVYQTLYILLPPTLHSQLSIPKFRHILGAEYGNAFGIWQMGESVGDREYLGYWLFPRASFFNHSCDPNVDKVRKGRKMCFILNRDVTSGTQLCIAYNCDLTLPVSGRQQTMKDNWFFECMCDRCSSELQTVH; from the coding sequence atgctTTACCATAATGAAGAGCTAATCGAAACTGTAAGACGGAGTCAAATTGTGGAAGAAATGGATCTTATGGGTCCGATTTCTGATTTGTTTCAAATCCAACACACTCCATTTGGTGGTAGGGCATGTTTTAGTAACACATCCCTGCCCCGGGGTACCGTAGTACTAGACGCCGAGGATTCCTTGGGAGAATCAATTAGTTATGAATTTAGGAAAGAAGTATGCCATTATTGCCTTTTGTACGACAATGGTAAGGTTATGAAATGCAGGATAAATGCTAGTGAACTCGAGCCACTTGGTGAACAGTTTAAGGGGAAACGATTCCAAGGTGCTGGATTATGGTTTTGTAGCCCACAATGTCGTGATGAATTTCTGCGACAGGATCACATACTTGAGCTCATCAGTGGCTATGAGAGTTTGTTAAATGGACTTTTATTCTGCCAAAAAAGAGGTTCAGATGAAGACATtgatgaggaaaaattgaattcaatACCGATTGATCAACAAACGATTGAATTCCAATGGCAACAGTTAGCCGATGAATGGATTCCACGGGTTCAAGGAATGAAACCCAGTAAAAAATTAGCACAACTGCCCCACATGACAGACGACATTTACTGTTGTGCTAGATCCATTTGCAGGACATTATTCCAATTGAAATACCTCGATCCTGAATCTGTGACCAACCGTAGTTTCCAGGTACTACAATCTAACGAATTGAGCAAAACTTCCAGGTTTCCCATTTTACTCAGTTTCCAAATCGCAGTTTACCAGACACTTTACATCTTACTGCCGCCCACTCTGCATAGTCAGTTGTCAATTCCTAAATTTAGACATATTCTGGGAGCTGAGTACGGCAATGCCTTTGGTATTTGGCAAATGGGGGAATCTGTGGGGGACAGAGAATACTTAGGATACTGGTTATTCCCTAGAGCATCTTTTTTCAACCATTCGTGTGATCCTAACGTCGATAAAGTTCGTAAGGGAAGAAAGATGTGCTTCATCTTAAATCGAGACGTAACGAGTGGTACCCAACTGTGCATAGCTTACAATTGTGATTTAACGCTACCAGTTAGTGGCAGGCAACAAACCATGAAAGATAATTGGTTTTTCGAGTGCATGTGTGATAGATGCAGTTCAGAGCTTCAAACGGTCCATTAG